Proteins encoded by one window of Plasmodium falciparum 3D7 genome assembly, chromosome: 4:
- a CDS encoding TMEM33 domain-containing protein, putative — protein MSNLTAAEEKFLKHDWVNDKNWKLYLSNLYPSPSINNIEKYKKKYFQKNIDKDLDINTNFSSVKDQKQESPNSNFYSYNNNIYSYKGKLPVIIFFYSTFVLCASLFYFLLLSLNINLYKKLGTFMSLSYLFAYLGLLLLDYKTQKNNFSLVNFFSCEKGHYLSYSMILFFIKDAVLIFLPIFLTLLINIYLIYKQLKSSLVPFIQKNYYINKLVSYMDKMILNVYMMRANIEIYNLLFIIICLFFRRASLLNLIIYTHFFKLKYASSDSYFHACYSKNGEMIRQYLSHPMVPRIFLNIFNKISHYFNVYLSYRRR, from the exons ATGAGTAATTTAACAGCAGCAGAAGAAAAGTTTTtga aACATGATTGGGTTAATGACAAGAACTGGAAATTGTACCTAAGTAATTTGTATCCTTCTCCttcaataaataatattgagaaatataaaaagaaatacttCCAAAAAAATATCGATAAAGATCttgatataaatacaaaCTTTAGTAGTGTAAAAGATCAAAAACAAGAATCTCCAAACTCTAacttttattcatataataataatatttatagttATAAAGGAAAGTTACcagttataatatttttctattcCACATTTGTTTTATGTGCcagtttattttatttcctattattatcactaaatataaatttatataaa aAATTGGGAACGTTTATGTCGTTGTCTTATTTGTTTGCTTATTTgggattattattattagattATAAAACACAGAAAAATAACTTTTCCTTAgtcaattttttttcatgtgaAAAAG GTCATTATTTATCATACTctatgattttattttttattaaagatGCCGTTTTGATATTCCTTCCTATATTTTTAACACTCTTGATTAATATTTATCTAATTTATAAACAATTAAAATCTAGTCTTGTGCCATTTATCCAAAA gaattattatattaataaattagtTTCCTACATGGACAAAATG ATATTAAATGTTTACATGATGAGAGCAAATATAGAAATTTACaatttactttttattatcatatgtttatttttcaGAAGAGCTAgcttattaaatttaatcatatatacacatttcTTTAAATTAAA aTACGCTTCCTCTGATTCTTATTTCCACGCTTGTTATTCAAAAAATGGag aaATGATTAGACAATATTTATCGCATCCCATGGTACCCAGAATATtcctaaatatatttaataag atatCTCATTATTTTAATGTGTACCTAAGTTACCGAAGAAGATaa
- a CDS encoding pre-mRNA-processing-splicing factor 8, putative: protein MSHNGSFEQSSEDNKNEGSDVLTNSTQHLENNVINNYDDANKSDELNSSHNVMNDKASVENKQDNMCNNINDIFFDKPDNINNNNNNNEKNNMNDINNIPQNVPNGFINNIGNIPYNNMNAFPPNMPKLPTNMPFLPPNMPILPPHLQHMPNVLPHLQNMPNVPPHLASFPNMINLPNLPPHMHNLPPNMHSLPPHMHNLPPNMHSLPPNMNYIPPGINNYMPNMMNMPPPYMMKMPNMKMKSNKIINNVSNNVADNVRNSNLYNEEGIQPNNIHNNIHNNNNDHGGQDINSSPYYLSQGSYLPNNIKMNNNEIDQLEVNGLSLSSPFNEQQKKKKDMNNKNKKAKKYHDFEGDEENYNTSERDENSMYDSNAFSIIKEKARKWKMLNSKKYSKKKKFGVVEEKEEMPCEHLRKIVKEHGDMSNKKYRYDKRVYLGALKYIPHAVFKLLENIPMPWEQIKNTKVIYHITGAITFVNETFVVIDPLYIAQWGTMWIMMRREKRDRKHFKRMRFPPFDDEEPPLDYADNILDIEPLECIQMKLDKDEDKSVIDWFYDSKPLLYNRNHIPGTSYKKYKLSLEQMGVLYRLGNQLFSDFQDDNYFYLFNLKSFYTAKALNMAIPGGPKFEPLYRDIYEDDEDWNEFNDINKIIIRQQIRTEYKIAFPYLYNNRPRKIAVSKYHSPMCVYIKLEDIDLPPFYFDLIINPIPSYKIRKFNKSSEKKDSELFDDDFYLTYTRKEIYYYDHGDDDKKKKSTSKSRKHSKHSDADDNRYDKGYRKYRKSSSSYKSFKRDKRKSTNSSNDKDIDEEDYNSGVSSIDNNDNSDTYISSSKYNSNNMSSRTSKNKDETYEIDSTVENDSHDGSLKKEKNKKKRKNPYNDDNYKGDDKNKSDDDDNYKGDDNNDNNNKYKSDNISSCKKNKKMIIKHVEYGILPLLHNYPLYTERTINGIQLYHAPYPFNKKCGYTRRGIDIPLVQSWFKEHISTKYPVKVRVSYQKLLKCWVLNHLHSKRPKSMKKKYLFRIFKSTKFFQCTEMDWVEVGLQVCRQGYNMLNLLIHRKNLNYLHLDYNFNLKPVKTLTTKERKKSRFGNAFHLCREILRLTKSIVDSHVQYRLGNIDAYQLADGIQYIFAHVGQLTGMYRYKYRLMRQVRMCKDLKHLIYYRFNTGSVGKGPGCGLWAPLWRVWIFFLRGVIPLLERWLSNLLARQFEGRVSKGIAKTVTKQRVESHFDLELRAAVMHDIIDMIPEGLKNNKGKARLILQHLSEAWRCWKANIPWKVVGLPLPVENIIIRYIKLKADWWVNATYYNRERIKRGATVDKTVCKKNLGRLTRLWLKAEQERQHEYLKDGPYVSGEEAVALYTTAIHWFESRKFTHIPFPPLNYKHDTKLLILALEKLKETFTVKNRLNQSQREELGFIEQAYDNPYETLSRIKRHLLTQRAFKEISISFLDLYTHLVPVYEVDPLEKITDAYLDQYLWYEGDLRNLFPNWVKPSDNEPQPLLVYKMCQGINNLHNIWDTKNNECVVMLQTQFSKIYEKIDLTLLNRLLRLIVDHNIADYITAKNNTNITFKDMNHINSFGIIRGLQFSSFVFQYYTIIIDLLILGLTRAYDIAGPYNDVNQFLTFQNVQIETRHPIRLYCRYVDKIWILFKFTNEESKDLIQKFLTENPDPNNENIVGYNNKTCWPRDCRMRKMKHDVNLGRATFWEIQNRIPRSLTSLDWDHYNTFVSVYSKDNPNLLFSIAGFEVRILPKIRQLSYGYNGIMYTSYMNEYPRGVGTKDETSKKNGLLHDDEKSKKVGSLKDEVTKGKSHVDKNEENSDNNKNDNKNDSTHANTHDMVGDNNYDGGVKNNFYNSSGGEKNVVVSSSVKEGTWKLQNEMTKEITAEAYLKVSDNSMKRFENRVRQILMSSGSTTFTKIANKWNTTLIGLMTYFREAVLDTEELLDLLVKCENKIQTRIKIGLNSKMPSRFPPVVFYTPKELGGLGMLSMGHILIPESDLRYMKQTDNGRITHFRSGLSHEEDQLIPNLYRYISTWESEFLESQRVWCEYALKRNECHNQNKKITLEDLEDSWDKGIPRINTLFQKDRHTLAYDKGWRIRQLFKQYQIIKSNPFWWTNQRHDGKLWNLNNYRTDMIQALGGVEGILEHTLFKGTFFPTWEGLFWEKASGFEESMKYKKLTNAQRSGLNQIPNRRFTLWWSPTINRANVYVGFQVQLDLTGIFMHGKIPTLKISLIQIFRAHLWQKIHESLVMDICQVFDLNCDLLDIETVQKETIHPRKSYKMNSSCADILLFANYKWGISKPSLLTDEDHIFTNNTLGSTSGTNNNIMLNSNMINSGSNNSSSNNMNSVSFGSFPYTSNQFWIDIQLRWGDFDSHDIERYSRAKFLDYTTDNLSIYPCLTGVLIGVDLAYNLYSAYGNWFNNLKPLMQKALQKIVQSNPSLYVLRERIRKGLQLYSSEPTEPYLNTQNYNELFSSQTIWFVDDTNVYRVTIHKTFEGNLTTKPINGAIFILNPKTGQLFLKIIHTSVWIGQKRLSQLAKWKTAEEVASLIRSLPIEEQPKQIIVTRKGMLDPLEVHLLDFPNIIIKGTELNLPFQALLKLNKIGDLILKATQPQMLLFNLYDDWLNSISSFTAFSRLILILRSLHINPQQTKILLQPNKNIVTTQPHHIWPSFNNNQWIHLEVQLKDLILNDYSKRNNVHIASLTQNEIRDILLGMEITPPSIQRQQIAELEKNNLDLMEQQMKVTTSKTTTKHGNEIIVSTLSPHEQQTFTTKTDWKIRYLANNSLLFRTKNIYVNNNNMSNMSNINTISASASSHNILNKNGTNSDNQNSHYHTSINSINDYTYVIAKNLLEKFICISDLKIQVGGFLFGSSPEDNSYVKEIKCILIPPQIGNYQSVTLSSYMPSSKYLQNLELLGWIHTQTTNCSNTNNHLTAYDMVAHFNFLQECKRQMSKGKKVADASHNDDDVDDYDDDDYNNNEDDYNNNNEDDNINNNSEGGTKRDETYKMWDKNKTIILTCSFTPGSCTINAYKLTSDGYSFAKSKKNSSDLYVFPNVNNLYEPVQILLSNVFVGYFLIPDDHIWNYNLMGIKFNNNQKYAPHLDIPQPFYADIHRPNHFLQFSLLDQRDADEADVETSFI from the exons atgagtCATAATGGATCATTTGAACAATCTTcagaagataataaaaatgag GGGAGTGACGTTTTAACAAATTCCACACAACATTTGGAAAATAATGTAATTAACAATTACGATGATGCAAATAAAAGCGATGAATTAAATTCATCACATAATGTCATGAATGACAAGGCAAGCGTGGAAAACAAACAAGATAATATGTGTAATAATATCAATGacatattttttgataaacctgataatattaataataataataataataatgaaaaaaataatatgaatgatataaataatataccaCAAAATGTACCCAACggttttataaataatattggaaatattccatataataatatgaacgcATTTCCTCCTAATATGCCCAAATTACCAACGAATATGCCATTTTTACCACCAAATATGCCCATTTTACCACCACACTTGCAACACATGCCAAACGTATTACCACATTTACAAAATATGCCAAATGTCCCACCACATTTAGCAAGTTTTCCAAATATGATAAACTTGCCTAATTTACCACCACATATGCATAACCTTCCCCCAAATATGCATAGTCTTCCACCACATATGCATAATCTTCCCCCCAATATGCACAGTCTTCCACCAAATATGAATTACATACCACCaggtataaataattatatgccaaatatgatgaatatgCCACCTCcttatatgatgaaaatgccaaacatgaaaatgaaaagtaataaaattattaacaaTGTATCAAATAATGTAGCAGATAATGTAAGAAATTCCAACTTATATAATGAGGAGGGAATACAAcctaataatattcataataatattcataataataataatgatcatgGTGGACAAGACATAAACTCTTCTCCTTATTATTTATCACAAGGTTCATACCTAcccaataatataaaaatgaataataatgagaTAGACCAATTGGAGGTGAATGGACTCTCTTTGTCATCACCTTTTAATGAgcaacaaaagaaaaaaaaagatatgaacaataaaaacaaaaaagcaAAGAAATATCACGATTTTGAAGGGgatgaagaaaattataatacaagTGAACGAGACGAAAATTCGATGTATGATTCAAATGCATTTTCTATTATAAAGGAAAAAGCTCGAAAATGGAAAATGCTAAATAGTAAGAAatattccaaaaaaaaaaagtttggTGTAGTAGAAGAAAAGGAAGAAATGCCATGTGAACATTTAAGAAAAATTGTTAAGGAGCATGGTGATATgagtaataaaaaatatagatatgaTAAAAGAGTTTATTTAGGTGCTCTCAAATATATCCCACATGCTGTCtttaaattattagaaaATATTCCTATGCCATGGGAACAAATAAAGAATACAAAAgtaatttatcatataacAGGTGCTATAACATTTGTAAATGAAACATTTGTTGTCATCGACCCATTATATATAGCACAATGGGGTACTATGTGGATAATGATGAGAAGAGAAAAAAGAGATCGAAAGCATTTTAAAAGAATGAGATTCCCACCATTTGATGACGAAGAACCACCTTTAGATTATGCGGATAATATCCTAGATATTGAACCATTAGAATGTATACAAATGAAATTAGATAAAGATGAAGATAAAAGTGTTATTGATTGGTTTTATGATTCTAAgccattattatataatagaaaTCATATACCTGGTACtagttataaaaaatacaaattgtCGTTAGAACAAATGGGAGTATTATATAGACTGGGAAATCAACTATTTAGTGATTTCCaagatgataattatttttacttattCAATTTAAAGTCATTTTATACAGCTAAAGCATTAAATATGGCTATACCAGGAGGGCCTAAATTTGAACCCTTATATAGagatatatatgaagatgatgaagacTGGAATGAATTTAatgacataaataaaattattatacgtCAGCAAATAAGAACAGAATATAAAATAGCAtttccatatttatataataatagacCAAGAAAAATTGCAGTTAGTAAATACCATTCACcaatgtgtgtatatataaaattagaaGATATTGATTTGCCAccattttattttgatttaattataaatccTATACCATCCTATAAAATTAGAAAGTTTAATAAATCTTCTGAAAAGAAAGACAGTGAACTATTTGATGACgatttttatttaacatataCAAGAAaggaaatttattattatgatcatgGTGATGAcgacaaaaaaaagaaatcaaCCTCCAAGAGTAGGAAACATTCCAAACATTCTGATGCTGATGATAATCGATATGATAAAGGGTATCGAAAATACAGGAAAAGTTCGTCATCTTATAAAAGTTTTAAAAGAGATAAGAGAAAAAGCACAAATTCAAGTAATGATAAAGATATTGACGAAGAGGACTATAATTCTGGTGTAAGTAGCATtgacaataatgataatagtgATACGTATATATCCAGTAGTAAATATAACTCGAACAATATGAGTAGTCGGACAAGcaaaaataaagatgaaaCGTATGAAATTGATAGTACTGTGGAAAATGATTCACATGATGGtagtttaaaaaaagaaaaaaataaaaaaaaaagaaaaaatccGTACAACGATGATAATTACAAAGGTGATGATAAAAACAAaagtgatgatgatgataattacaaaggtgatgataataatgacaataataataagtacAAAAGTGATAATATTAGTTCctgcaaaaaaaataaaaaaatgattattaaACATGTGGAATATGGAATTCTCCCATTGTTACACAATTATCCTTTATACACAGAACGTACTATAAACGGTATACAATTATATCATGCTCCTTATCCATTTAATAAGAAATGCGGATATACCAGAAGAGGTATCGATATTCCTTTAGTACAGTCATGGTTCAAAGAACATATATCAACAAAATATCCTGTAAAGGTTAGAGTCTCTTATCAGAAACTTTTAAAATGTTGGGTTTTGAATCATTTACATTCTAAAAGACCAAAAAgtatgaaaaagaaatatttatttcgtATATTTAAAAGTACGAAATTTTTTCAATGTACAGAAATGGATTGGGTGGAAGTTGGGTTACAAGTATGTCGACAAGgttataatatgttaaatttattaatacatcgtaagaatttaaattatttacacctagattataattttaatttaaaaccTGTAAAAACATTAACAACCaaagaaaggaaaaaatcTCGATTTGGTAATGCATTTCATTTGTGTAGAGAAATATTAAGATTAACGAAATCAATTGTTGATTCGCATGTACAATACCGATTAGGTAATATAGATGCATATCAGCTAGCTGATGgtattcaatatatttttgctCACGTTGGGCAATTGACTGGTATGTATCGATATAAATATAGGTTGATGAGACAAGTACGTATGTGTAAAGatttaaaacatttaatatattatcgaTTTAATACTGGATCTGTTGGTAAAGGTCCTGGTTGTGGTTTATGGGCTCCTTTATGGAGAGTGTggatttttttcttaagaGGTGTTATCCCACTATTAGAAAGGTGGTTAAGTAATTTATTAGCTAGACAGTTTGAAGGAAGAGTATCGAAAGGTATAGCAAAAACGGTTACTAAGCAAAGAGTCGAAAGTCATTTCGATTTAGAATTGAGAGCAGCTGTTATGCATGACATTATAGATATGATACCAGAAGGattaaagaataataaaggTAAAGCTAGATTAATATTACAACATTTAAGTGAGGCATGGAGGTGTTGGAAAGCGAACATACCATGGAAAGTGGTAGGGCTTCCATTACCTgtggaaaatataataattagatatataaaattaaaagcaGATTGGTGGGTTAATGCAACGTATTATAATAGagaaagaataaaaagaGGGGCGACCGTAGATAAGACTGTATGTAAAAAGAATTTAGGTAGATTAACTAGATTATGGCTTAAAGCAGAACAAGAAAGGCAacatgaatatttaaaagatgGGCCTTATGTAAGTGGAGAAGAAGCAGTAGCATTATATACAACAGCTATACATTGGTTTGAATCAAGAAAATTTACACATATACCTTTTCCTCctttaaattataaacatGATACGAAACTACTAATTTTAGCtttagaaaaattaaaagaaaccTTTACTGTAAAGAATAGATTAAATCAATCACAAAGAGAAGAATTGGGTTTTATTGAACAGGCATATGATAATCCATATGAAACATTATCAAGAATAAAGAGACATTTATTAACACAACGAGCTTTTAAAGAAATATCTATATCCTTTTTAGATTTGTACACGCATTTAGTACCTGTATATGAAGTAGACCctttagaaaaaataacaGATGCATATTTAGATCAGTATTTATGGTATGAAGGTGATTTAAGAAATTTATTTCCGAATTGGGTTAAACCATCAGATAATGAGCCACAACCATTATTAGTATATAAAATGTGTCAAGGTATCaataatttacataatatatggGACACGAAGAACAATGAATGTGTAGTTATGCTTCAAACTCAATTTAGTaaaatttatgaaaaaattgaTTTAACTTTATTGAATAGGTTATTAAGATTAATAGTAGATCACAACATAGCAGATTATATAACAGCAAAGAATAATACtaatataacatttaaaGATATGAATCATATAAATTCGTTTGGTATAATACGTGGTTTGCAATTTTCGTCATTTGTATTTCAGTATTATACCATAATAATAGATTTGTTAATATTGGGTTTAACAAGAGCATATGATATAGCAGGTCCTTATAATGACGTGAATCAATTTTTAACATTTCAGAATGTGCAGATAGAAACCAGACACCCGATTAGGTTGTATTGTAGATATGTGGATAAGATATGGATATTGTTTAAATTTACCAATGAAGAATCTAAAGATTTAATACAGAAATTTTTGACAGAAAACCCAGATccaaataatgaaaatatagttggatataataacaaaacaTGTTGGCCTAGGGATTGTCGTATGAGGAAAATGAAGCATGACGTTAATTTGGGAAGAGCTACCTTTTGGGAAATACAAAACCGTATTCCAAGATCGTTGACATCCTTAGATTGGGATCATTATAATACATTTGTGAGTGTGTATTCGAAAGATAACCCTAATTTGTTATTTTCCATAGCTGGTTTTGAGGTTCGTATATTACCGAAAATACGTCAGCTAAGTTATGGTTACAATGGCATAATGTATACGTCATATATGAATGAGTACCCCCGAGGCGTGGGTACCAAAGATGAAACGAGTAAGAAGAATGGATTGCTCCATGACGATGAGAAGAGCAAAAAGGTAGGTTCATTGAAGGATGAGGTAACAAAGGGTAAGTCTCATGTGGACAAAAATGAAGAGAACAgtgataataacaaaaatgacAACAAAAATGACAGTACGCATGCCAATACGCATGATATGGttggtgataataattacGATGGTGGGGTGAAgaacaatttttataattccaGTGGAGGTGAAAAGAACGTAGTTGTTTCGTCAAGTGTTAAGGAGGGTACGTGGAAGTTACAGAACGAAATGACTAAAGAAATAACAGCAGAAGCTTATTTAAAAGTTTCTGACAACAGCATGAAAAGATTCGAAAATCGTGTACGTCAAATATTAATGTCTTCTGGTAGTACAACCTTTACTAAGATAGCAAACAAGTGGAATACTACGTTGATTGGTTTGATGACATATTTTAGAGAGGCTGTTTTAGATACTGAGGAGTTATTAGATTTATTAGTAAAATGTGAGAATAAGATACAGACACGTATTAAGATTGGATTAAATTCAAAGATGCCATCTCGTTTTCCGCCTGTTGTTTTTTATACTCCTAAAGAATTAGGAGGGTTGGGTATGTTATCCATGGGTCACATTTTAATACCAGAATCTGATTTACGATATATGAAACAAACCGATAATGGTAGAATAACACATTTCAGATCAGGTTTGTCACATGAAGAAGATCAATTAATACCCAATTTGTATAGATACATATCTACATGGGAAAGTGAATTTTTAGAAAGTCAACGAGTTTGGTGTGAATATGctttaaaaagaaatgaatgTCATAATCagaataagaaaataacatTAGAAGATTTAGAAGATTCATGGGATAAAGGTATACCAAGaataaatacattatttCAAAAAGATAGGCATACTTTAGCATATGATAAAGGATGGCGAATAAGACAATTATTTAAACAGTATCAAATTATTAAGAGTAATCCGTTTTGGTGGACTAATCAAAGACATGATGGAAAATTATggaatttaaataattatagaaCGGATATGATACAAGCATTAGGAGGTGTGGAAGGTATATTGGAACATACATTATTTAAAGGAACATTTTTTCCAACATGGGAAGGATTATTTTGGGAAAAAGCTAGTGGTTTTGAAGAATCAAtgaaatataagaaattaaCCAATGCACAAAGAAGTGGATTAAATCAAATACCTAATAGACGATTTACATTATGGTGGTCCCCAACAATAAATAGAGCAAATGTATATGTAGGTTTTCAAGTACAGTTAGATTTGACAGGTATATTTATGCATGGAAAAATACCAACTTTAAAAATATCCTTAATACAAATATTCCGTGCACATTTGTGGCAAAAAATACATGAGTCTTTAGTAATGGATATATGTCAAGTGTTTGATTTAAATTGTGATTTGTTAGATATAGAGACGGTACAAAAAGAGACCATACATCCAAGAAAATCGTATAAAATGAATAGTTCATGTGCtgacatattattatttgcaaATTACAAATGGGGAATATCTAAGCCGTCTTTATTAACAGATGAGGatcatatatttacaaataataCATTAGGTTCAACAAGTGGtactaataataacattatgCTTAACAGTAATATGATTAATAGtggtagtaataatagtagtagtaacaATATGAATTCTGTATCGTTTGGTTCTTTTCCTTATACATCTAATCAATTTTGGATTGATATACAATTAAGATGGGGTGATTTCGATTCTCATGATATTGAAAGATATAGTAGAGCAAAATTTTTAGATTACACAACTGACAATTTGTCTATATATCCATGTTTAACTGGTGTTTTAATAGGTGTTGATTTagcatataatttatattcagCATATGGAAATTggtttaataatttaaaaccGTTAATGCAAAAAGCTTTACAAAAAATTGTTCAATCGAATCCTTCTTTGTATGTATTAAGAGAAAGAATTAGAAAAGGGTTACAGTTATATTCATCTGAACCAACGGAACCATATTTGAATACACAGAATtataatgaattattttcatcacaaACTATATGGTTTGTGGATGATACTAATGTATATCGTGTTACAATACATAAAACATTTGAAGGGAATTTAACAACGAAGCCAATTAATGGTGCGATCTTTATATTAAATCCTAAAACAGGTcaattgtttttaaaaataattcatacATCTGTTTGGATAGGACAGAAGCGTTTATCTCAGCTAGCTAAATGGAAAACAGCAGAAGAAGTGGCATCATTAATTAGATCATTGCCTATAGAAGAACAGCCAAAGCAAATTATAGTAACACGAAAAGGTATGTTAGATCCGTTAGAAGTGCATTTATTAGATTTCccaaatattataatcaaaGGAACTGAATTAAATTTACCATTCCAAGCATTATTGAAATTGAATAAAATAGGagatttaatattaaaagcaACACAGCCACagatgttattatttaatttatatgatgatTGGTTAAATAGTATATCTTCATTTACGGCCTTTAGTagattaatattaatattaagaaGTTTACATATAAATCCACAACAAacgaaaatattattacagcCAAATAAAAACATCGTAACAACACAACCACATCATATATGGCCTTCGTTTAATAATAACCAGTGGATACATTTAGAGGTACAATTAAAAGATTTAATATTGAATGATTATTCGAAACGAAACAATGTACACATAGCTTCATTAACACAGAATGAAATAAGAGATATTTTATTAGGTATGGAAATAACACCTCCATCGATACAAAGACAGCAAATAGCTGAATTGGAAAAGAATAATTTGGATTTAATGGAACAACAGATGAAAGTAACAACATCAAAAACGACAACAAAACATGGAAATGAAATTATTGTATCAACATTATCACCACATGAACAGCAAACGTTTACAACAAAAACGGATTGGAAAATAAGATATTTAGcaaataattctttattatttagaaccaagaatatatatgtgaataataataatatgagcAATATGAGCAATATTAATACTATTAGTGCTAGTGCTAGTagtcataatattttaaataaaaatggaacCAATTCAGACAATCAAAACAGCCATTATCATACAAGTATTAATTCTATTAAtgattatacatatgtaataGCCAAAAATTTATTGGAAAAATTTATATGCATATCAGATTTAAAAATACAAGTAGGAGGATTTTTGTTTGGATCATCCCCTGAAGATAACTCCTACGTGAAAGAAATTAAGTGTATACTTATCCCTCCACAAATAGGTAATTACCAATCAGTCACATTATCAAGTTATATGCCATCTAgtaaatatttacaaaatttaGAGTTATTAGGATGGATACATACACAGACAACCAATTGTTCGAATACCAATAATCATTTGACAGCATATGATATGGTAGCACATTTCAACTTTTTACAAGAATGTAAGAGACAAATGTCAAAAGGGAAAAAGGTTGCTGATGCGAGTCACAATGATGATGATGTTGATGATTATGACgatgatgattataataataatgaagatgattataataataataatgaagatgataatattaataataatagtgaaGGTGGTACAAAACGTGACGAAACATACAAAATGtgggataaaaataaaactataATACTTACATGCTCATTTACTCCTGGTAGCTGTACTATCAATGCATATAAATTAACGAGTGATGGATATTCTTTTGCTAAAAGTAAAAAGAATTCATCTGATTTATATGTGTTCccaaatgtaaataatttatatgaaccagtacaaatattattatcaaatgtTTTTGTTGGATACTTTTTAATACCAGATGATCATATATggaattataatttaatgggaatcaaatttaataataatcaaaaatATGCACCACATCTTGATATACCACAACCATTTTATGCAGATATACATAGACCAAATCACTTTCTGCAATTTTCTTTGCTTGACCAAAGAGACGCAGACGAAGCTGACGTCGAAACGTCCTTTATATGA